A window of Rhinatrema bivittatum chromosome 2, aRhiBiv1.1, whole genome shotgun sequence contains these coding sequences:
- the LOC115084590 gene encoding C-C chemokine receptor type 8-like translates to MEFTSSTSAQNITEYDYGDDSSPCEKSHSFKIFQFHFLPVLYSLVFAMGLLGNALVIWVLIICKKLKSMTDIYLLNLAISDLLFVFSLPFLAHNAVDEWIFGNVMCKLCSGVYYIGFFSDIFFIILMSMDRYLAVVHAVVALSIRTATWGIIISIILWLVAILISIPNFMFFQEYKEGYFTMCGNIYPEGSEKQWKLFTQFEVNILGFLIPLSIMIYCYSHIITSLQRCKSKQKTKAVRLVLLVVIVFFLFWTPFNIALFLNSLQDLHILDDCETSNQLDVAIQVTMTISFIHCCLNPFIYAFAGEKFKTNLKEIFHRNMVYASMCKKCGIFQHFIVDRQSTSSPSDTTVI, encoded by the coding sequence ATGGAATTCACATCTTCAACAAGTGCTCAGAATATAACTGAATATGACTATGGTGATGACAGCAGCCCATGTGAAAAAAGTCACTCCTTTAAGATATTTCaattccatttccttccagtgCTCTACAGTTTGGTTTTTGCAATGGGTCTACTGGGAAATGCTCTGGTCATCTGGGTCCTGATAATTTGCAAGAAACTGAAGAGCATGACCGATATCTATCTCTTGAACCTCGCTATCTCTGACTTGCTCTTTGTTTTCTCCCTCCCATTTTTGGCTCATAATGCTGTAGATGAGTGGATTTTTGGAAATGTGATGTGCAAACTATGCTCTGGAGTTTATTACATTGGCTTCTTCAGTGACATTTTCTTTATAATCCTCATGAGCATGGACAGGTATTTGGCTGTTGTTCATGCTGTGGTTGCACTGAGCATTAGAACAGCCACATGGGGTATAATTATTAGCATCATCCTCTGGTTAGTGGCCATTTTAATATCCATACCAAACTTCATGTTTTTCCAAGAGTACAAGGAAGGATATTTTACGATGTGTGGGAACATTTACCCAGAAGGCAGTGAAAAACAGTGGAAGCTTTTTACCCAGTTTGAGGTTAACATCCTGGGTTTCTTGATTCCTCTCAGCATCATGATTTACTGTTACTCACACATCATTACAAGCCTACAAAGATGCAAAAGCAAACAAAAGACTAAAGCTGTCAGGCTGGTTCTTCTTGTTGTAATTGTGTTTTTCCTCTTTTGGACCCCTTTCAACATTGCACTTTTCTTAAATTCTCTGCAAGACCTTCACATCCTGGATGACTGTGAGACGAGTAACCAGTTAGATGTAGCCATACAGGTGACAATGACTATATCTTTTATTCACTGTTGTTTGAACCCATTCATCTATGCTTTTGCTGGGGAAAAATTTAAGACAaatcttaaagaaatatttcacagAAATATGGTATATGCTTCAATGTGCAAAAAATGTGGCATCTTTCAACATTTTATTGTTGACCGTCAGTCAACAAGTTCTCCAAGTGATACCACTGTTATATAA